One window of the Azospirillum sp. TSH58 genome contains the following:
- a CDS encoding NapC/NirT family cytochrome c: MKGLLSLAGRFWRVFSRPSVHFSLGFLTLGGFLAGVMFWGGFNTALEVTNKEAFCISCHEMKNNPYEELKQTIHFTNRSGVRATCPDCHVPHDWTHKIGRKMQASKEVWGKIFGTIDTREKFLDKRLELATHEWDRLKSNNSLECRNCHSAESMDITRQNPRAAKMHETYLFTGERTCIDCHKGIAHRLPDMKGVEPGWTGAVSAN, from the coding sequence ATGAAGGGCCTTCTGAGTCTCGCCGGACGCTTCTGGCGCGTCTTCTCGCGGCCCAGCGTGCATTTCAGCCTGGGCTTCCTGACGCTCGGCGGCTTCCTGGCCGGCGTGATGTTCTGGGGCGGCTTCAACACCGCCCTGGAGGTCACCAACAAGGAGGCCTTCTGCATCTCCTGCCACGAGATGAAGAACAACCCCTACGAGGAGCTGAAGCAGACCATCCACTTCACCAACCGCTCCGGCGTGCGGGCGACCTGCCCGGACTGCCACGTCCCGCACGACTGGACGCACAAGATCGGCCGCAAGATGCAGGCGTCGAAGGAGGTCTGGGGCAAGATCTTCGGCACCATCGACACCCGCGAGAAGTTCCTGGACAAGCGGCTGGAACTGGCCACCCACGAATGGGACCGGCTGAAATCCAACAACTCCCTGGAATGCCGCAACTGTCACAGCGCGGAATCCATGGACATCACCCGCCAGAACCCGCGGGCGGCCAAGATGCATGAGACCTACCTGTTCACCGGCGAGCGGACCTGCATCGATTGCCACAAGGGCATCGCCCACCGGCTTCCCGACATGAAGGGTGTCGAGCCCGGCTGGACCGGAGCGGTTTCAGCGAACTGA
- a CDS encoding nitrate reductase cytochrome c-type subunit: MKTRITFAALALAAAMPLLVSGVFAADGAAPAKVPSGPHPITQEIPADPMAKEITDDHKRARNYADQPPLIPHAIRDYQIDLNINKCMTCHDRKNTEGSQAPMISVTHFQDRDGQTLGAVSPRRYFCTQCHVPQTDAQPITGNRFRDIDSILAGGKAGGKEGAK, encoded by the coding sequence ATGAAGACCCGCATCACCTTTGCCGCCCTCGCGCTGGCCGCGGCCATGCCGCTTCTGGTGTCCGGCGTGTTCGCCGCGGACGGGGCCGCCCCCGCGAAGGTTCCCTCCGGCCCGCATCCGATCACCCAGGAGATCCCCGCCGACCCGATGGCGAAGGAGATCACCGACGATCACAAGCGGGCGCGGAACTACGCCGACCAGCCGCCGCTGATCCCGCACGCGATCCGCGACTACCAGATCGACCTGAACATCAACAAATGCATGACCTGCCATGACCGCAAGAACACCGAGGGCTCGCAGGCCCCGATGATCTCGGTCACCCACTTCCAGGACCGCGACGGCCAGACGCTGGGCGCGGTCAGCCCGCGGCGCTACTTCTGCACCCAGTGCCACGTGCCGCAGACCGACGCCCAGCCGATCACCGGCAACCGCTTCCGCGACATCGACAGCATCCTGGCGGGCGGAAAGGCCGGCGGAAAGGAAGGCGCCAAATGA
- a CDS encoding periplasmic nitrate reductase, NapE protein, producing the protein MNAPPARTADTAAPTRRFEGLVFFVLSILIWPFLAIGLVGAYGFSVWMYQILSHSGGM; encoded by the coding sequence ATGAACGCGCCGCCCGCCCGCACCGCCGACACCGCCGCTCCGACCCGCCGCTTCGAGGGGCTGGTCTTCTTCGTCCTGTCCATCCTGATCTGGCCGTTCCTGGCGATCGGTCTGGTCGGGGCCTACGGCTTCTCCGTCTGGATGTACCAGATCCTGTCCCACTCCGGCGGGATGTGA
- the napA gene encoding nitrate reductase catalytic subunit NapA, whose translation MSLTRRDYLKVQAAVTAAAAAGVSLPAALQTAEAGTLTAGADAKLTWSKAPCRFCGTGCGVMVGVKEGRIVATHGDVKAEVNRGLNCVKGYFLSKIMYGEDRLTQPLLRMKDGQFHKEGEFTPITWDQAFDIMATKWKETLKKKGPTAVGMFGSGQWTIMEGYAASKFMKAGLRSNNLDPNARHCMASAVVGFMRTFGMDEPMGCYDDMEQADAFVLWGSNMAEMHPILWTRVTDRRLTHEGCKVAVLSTYEHRSFDLADIGLVFTPQSDLAILNYIANHIIKTGRVNQEFIARHVNFKRGRDDIGYGLRPEHPLEQKAKNVAKANESDPISFEEFAKFVEPYTLEKAHELSGVPKNRLEALAELYADPKVKVMSFWTMGFNQHTRGVWANNLVYNIHLLTGKISQPGCGPFSLTGQPSACGTAREVGTFSHRLPADMVVTNPEHRKHAEEIWKLPEGTIPDKVGYHAVQQDRMLKDGKLNAYWVQCNNNMQTAPNTANETYLGYRNPENFIVVSDAYPTVTALAADLILPTAMWVEKEGGYGNAERRTQVWHQLVGAPGEARSDLWQIIEFSKRFAIEEVWPEELIAKKPEVRGKTLYDVLYCNGQVNAFPLSDCDPAYENRESQAFGFYVHKGLFEEYATFGRGHGHDLAPYDMYHQERGLRWPVVNGKETKWRYREGFDPYVPAGEGVRFYGNKDGKANIFALPYEPAAESPDKDYPFWLCTGRVVEHWHSGSMTLRVPELRKAFPNAVVFIHPDDAKDLNLRRGQEVRIASRRGEVRVRVETRGRNKPPRGLVFVPFFDHTVLINKVTLDATDPLSKQTDFKKCAVKIIPVA comes from the coding sequence ATGTCCCTGACCCGCCGTGATTACCTGAAGGTCCAAGCCGCCGTGACCGCGGCGGCGGCGGCCGGCGTGAGCCTGCCGGCCGCCCTCCAGACCGCCGAGGCCGGCACCCTGACGGCCGGTGCCGACGCCAAGCTCACCTGGTCCAAGGCCCCCTGCCGCTTCTGCGGCACCGGCTGCGGCGTCATGGTCGGCGTGAAGGAGGGGCGCATCGTCGCCACCCACGGCGACGTGAAGGCCGAGGTCAACCGCGGCCTGAACTGCGTGAAGGGCTATTTCCTGTCCAAGATCATGTACGGCGAGGACCGGCTGACCCAGCCGCTGCTGCGCATGAAGGACGGCCAGTTCCACAAGGAAGGCGAATTCACCCCGATCACCTGGGACCAGGCCTTCGACATCATGGCCACCAAGTGGAAGGAGACCCTGAAGAAGAAGGGCCCGACCGCGGTGGGCATGTTCGGCTCCGGCCAGTGGACGATCATGGAAGGCTACGCCGCCTCCAAGTTCATGAAGGCGGGCCTGCGCTCCAACAACCTGGACCCCAACGCCCGCCACTGCATGGCGTCGGCGGTGGTCGGCTTCATGCGCACCTTCGGCATGGACGAGCCGATGGGCTGCTACGACGACATGGAGCAGGCCGACGCCTTCGTGCTGTGGGGCTCCAACATGGCGGAGATGCACCCCATCCTGTGGACCCGCGTCACCGACCGCCGGCTGACCCATGAGGGCTGCAAGGTCGCCGTCCTGTCCACCTACGAACACCGCAGCTTCGACCTCGCCGACATCGGTCTGGTCTTCACGCCGCAGTCGGATCTGGCGATCCTCAACTACATCGCCAACCACATCATCAAGACGGGCCGGGTGAACCAGGAGTTCATCGCCAGGCACGTCAACTTCAAGCGCGGCCGCGACGACATCGGTTACGGCCTGCGGCCCGAGCATCCGCTGGAGCAGAAGGCGAAGAACGTCGCCAAGGCCAACGAGTCCGACCCGATCTCCTTCGAGGAGTTCGCCAAGTTCGTCGAGCCCTACACGCTGGAGAAGGCGCACGAGCTGTCGGGCGTGCCGAAGAACCGGCTGGAGGCGCTGGCCGAGCTGTACGCCGACCCCAAGGTGAAGGTCATGTCCTTCTGGACCATGGGCTTCAACCAGCACACCCGCGGCGTCTGGGCCAACAACCTCGTCTACAACATCCATCTGCTGACCGGGAAGATCAGCCAGCCGGGCTGCGGTCCCTTCTCGCTGACCGGCCAGCCCTCGGCCTGCGGCACGGCGCGCGAGGTCGGCACCTTCTCGCACCGGCTGCCCGCCGACATGGTGGTCACCAACCCGGAGCACCGCAAGCACGCCGAGGAGATCTGGAAGCTGCCCGAAGGCACGATCCCGGACAAGGTCGGCTACCACGCCGTCCAGCAGGACCGCATGCTGAAGGACGGCAAGCTCAACGCCTACTGGGTCCAGTGCAACAACAACATGCAGACGGCGCCGAACACGGCGAACGAGACCTATCTGGGCTACCGGAACCCGGAAAACTTCATCGTCGTGTCGGACGCCTACCCGACGGTGACGGCGCTCGCCGCCGACCTGATCCTGCCGACCGCCATGTGGGTGGAGAAGGAAGGCGGCTACGGCAACGCGGAACGCCGCACCCAGGTCTGGCACCAGCTCGTCGGCGCGCCCGGCGAGGCGCGCTCCGACCTCTGGCAGATCATCGAGTTCTCCAAGCGCTTCGCGATCGAGGAGGTGTGGCCGGAGGAACTGATCGCCAAGAAGCCGGAGGTCCGCGGCAAGACGCTTTACGACGTGCTGTACTGCAACGGCCAGGTCAACGCCTTCCCGCTGTCGGACTGCGACCCCGCCTATGAGAACCGGGAATCGCAGGCCTTCGGCTTCTACGTCCACAAGGGCCTGTTCGAGGAATACGCCACCTTCGGGCGCGGCCACGGCCACGACCTCGCCCCCTATGACATGTACCACCAGGAGCGCGGCCTGCGCTGGCCGGTGGTGAACGGCAAGGAGACGAAGTGGCGCTACCGCGAGGGCTTCGACCCCTACGTTCCGGCGGGCGAGGGCGTGCGCTTCTACGGCAACAAGGACGGCAAGGCGAACATCTTCGCGCTGCCCTATGAGCCGGCGGCGGAATCGCCGGACAAGGACTACCCGTTCTGGCTCTGCACCGGCCGCGTGGTCGAGCATTGGCACTCCGGCTCCATGACGCTGCGCGTTCCGGAACTGCGCAAGGCCTTCCCCAACGCCGTCGTCTTCATCCATCCCGACGACGCCAAGGACCTGAACCTGCGGCGCGGGCAGGAGGTGCGCATCGCCTCCCGCCGTGGCGAGGTGCGGGTGCGGGTCGAGACGCGGGGCCGCAACAAGCCGCCGCGGGGCCTCGTCTTCGTGCCCTTCTTCGACCACACGGTGCTCATCAACAAGGTGACGCTGGACGCCACCGACCCGCTGAGCAAGCAGACCGACTTCAAGAAATGCGCGGTCAAGATCATTCCTGTCGCGTGA
- a CDS encoding chaperone NapD: protein MPELHISSLVIQHAPDRTAALKEVVCALAGAEWHASENGKAIVTLETATEAEVLDRIADINAMAGVHTTTLVYHHYEDAERCAEPMPADTALVPHAH from the coding sequence ATGCCCGAACTGCACATTTCCAGCCTCGTCATCCAGCACGCGCCGGACCGCACCGCCGCCCTGAAGGAGGTGGTTTGCGCGCTCGCCGGCGCCGAATGGCACGCGTCGGAGAACGGCAAGGCCATCGTCACGCTGGAAACCGCGACCGAGGCCGAGGTTCTGGACCGCATCGCCGACATCAACGCGATGGCGGGCGTCCACACCACCACGCTGGTCTACCACCACTACGAGGACGCCGAGCGCTGCGCGGAGCCGATGCCCGCCGACACCGCTCTCGTCCCTCACGCCCATTGA